In Leclercia pneumoniae, the genomic window TGAACCAGCACCTGCTTTTGAGGATTACGTCGCCACACGGCCATCAGAAGTGCATTCAGGACAATATCCTTTGTCATCCGGGGCTGCATTGACCAGCCAATAACTTTGCGCGAGAACAGGTCAACAACCACAGCCAGATACAGCCAGCCTTCGTGAGTCCGGATGTAGGTGATGTCCGTTACCCAACGCTCATCCGGTGCTTCCGGGTTGAACTGCCGCTGGAGCCTGTTGGGCGTCACGATGCTGGTTTCACCCTTACGTGCCCGTGGGCTACGGTACCCGACCTGAGCCCTTATCCCGGCACGCTTCATCAGTCGCCAGACACGGTTAACTCCGCACTGTTGTCCGGTATCCCGCAGGTCGAGGTGGATCTTGCGATAACCATAAACGCAACCCGACTCCAGCCAGAACTGCTTTATCAGCCCCGTCAGCCTCAGGTCAGCATGATGCCGCCGTGAATCCGGCTGCTGAAGCCAGGCGTAAAAACCACTCGGATGCACATCCAGCACCCGACAAAGCAGTCGGACAGGCCAGCAATAGGTGTTGTCACGGATAAAGGCGTACCTCAGTCGGACAGCTTTGCGAAGTACGCCGCGGCTTTTTTTAATATGTCCCGTTCGTCGGTAACCCGCTTCAGCTCTTTCTGGAGGCGTCGGATCTCAGCCTGAGCGTCTGACTGGACTTTATTGGTTGAGGAATCCGGGCCATATGCCTTTATCCAGGCATAAAGACTGTGGGTGGTGATACCGAGACGTGTTGCCACGCTGGAAACAGAATGGCCGCGATCAACAACCTGTTTTACCGCTTCAATTTTAAACTCTTCGGGATAACGCTTACCGCTCATGGGCACCTCTCTTTAAGTCATCTTAAATGACTCTGAGGTGTCTGTTAAACCCGTGGCGATTCAAACCTCTCTCAGGAAGGAACCAGAAATAAGTGGCATACCCTGGTATACTTCCCCCTTGTACCGCGTTTAAGATAACCTCTGGATCGGCGCCGAATCTTGCGGTTTCACTTATGGAAGGTACTTGTTGTCCATTGGTTGGAATCTCATTCCACATAAGCAATGTCCAGTCATCCCCATTCCTTTTTGCATCCACAAGATAACAAGGATATCTCTCTTCATTGGCTTCGAAGGTTTTAGTCTGCTTCAAGGTCTTCGTACTAGCCCAGTGTTGCAGATCTGCCAACATTTCCGTTACATTTCCGAATTCTGGAACTGGTTTGCCATGTGCGTAATAACCCGCTTTATTTATCCTATAAAAAGTAAAAACCGCCTGCTCAAATGCCATGTGTATAGACCTGTAATGATTATGAAAATCCTAATGTAATATCATTTTACGGTTCTATGCTACTGATCGTTTAAACGCGATACTGTATAAGTATACAGTATCGCGTCTGATCTGCAATTCGATTTTCAGTTTGTTGCGGATGCTATCCTGAAACAGGACGTGCTGATGCTTAGGCCACGGTAGCTGACTACAGGCTGCAATAGCCTGACAAACTGAGTTTTCATTTGCCTTATGCCATGTCCTTTCTCAATGGCATCACGTTATAACCCTCGCCTCTTTCTAAAGAAACAAGCAAGTCAGCCCAAAGCTCAAGCGCTTGCCTCCTCTCATCGAAATACTGATAACGGTTATAAATCCCTTCAACGCCTTTGATTCTGTGGTTCAGGCAGCGTTCTGCAACTACCGGATCAACTCCTAACGCAGCCAGATGTGATCGTGCGGTACGCCGAAAATCATGAATAGTAAAATTAGGTACGTCAGGAAGATTACCCTTTACCTTGCTTAAGGCTACAGGCAATGTGCTTTCTTGTATGTGGGGGATCATACGGTGCTGCATCTTTCTGGCTGGAAGCACCCACTGGCTATTGCAGGACATCTGATGCAGCTCTTTTAGCCATTCAAGCGCAGGTGCAGGGATAGGGATATCTATCGCATCACCATTCTTAACTCGTTCTGCGGGTAAGTGCCAGGCTGCTTCATCAAGGTCGAACTCCTCCCAGCGTGCACCACAAAGCTCCATTTTACGGCAGCAAAACACCAGCAGAAGCTTCATTGTCAGCTCGTTTTGACGTGAGAAACCTTTTGTCATGGGCATAGCCTGAAAGAGCTTCATCAATTCGTCACGGCTCAGCCAGCGTTCTCTGCTTTGCTCCTGTCCGCCAGCATCTGAGATTTCAAAAGCACTGGTAGGATTGCTTTCAAGCATATGTCGCTTGATACCGTAATCAAAAATACGGCGAGTCCAGCGAAGAACGTCATTGGCAACTGTAGGAGCACCACGTTGGACGATTTTTTGTAGCATATCGTCGATATGCCAGGGTTTAACATCTTCGATTCTGTGATTCCCGATTGCGGGATTGATGTCTTTGTCTATGCGGCGGCGCAGAATGTCGGGGTGCTTCCACCGATTGAGGATCTGACGTTCAAAGTATTCTGCCGCCAGTTCTGAAACGCGCAGTGCATGTTTCACCTCCTCCATCTTCTTCAGCGCTTCAGCCTTACGTTCCTGCTTCTCTCCCGCTACGTCATGTCCCAGAGCGACACGGGCAGAAAGTTCTTTAGCAATTTCCCGCGCTTTCGCGAGCGAAATACTGGAGTAATAGCCAATCAGCATAACTCTGGCTTTGCCCGCCATTTTGTAGCGAAATCGCCAGAATGGGGCGCTATAAGTTTTTGGAAAACAGATGTATAGCCCATTCCCGTCAGAGCGACCCGCAAAGTGCTCATTGTTTCTAATCCATGTACGGATTTGTATGTCTGTCAGTTTTCCCATATGTCTCTCATCATCAGGGGGGGTGTACTTAAACGTGTGTACTTAAACCTGAATAAGTACACCTTTAAGTACACGCAGAACACGCGCTGTAGTGATACTTCATGAGACTATATAAAACAAAAAAGACCATGATTTACAATGGTCTTTTTATCCTGACGAGACTTAGTGAGACGACGCGAGATCGCGTGAAACGTTACTCGATATTCTGAATCTGCTCGCGCATCTGCTCGATCAGCACTTTCAGCTCAATAGCAGAGTTGGTCACTTCAGAGTTAATAGACTTTGAAGCCAGAGTGTTCGACTCACGGTTGAACTCCTGCATCATGAAGTCGAGACGACGGCCTACTGCCTCTTTCTTCTTCAGGATGTTATAGGTTTCTTTTACGTGCGCTTCCAGACGGTCCAGCTCTTCTGCAACGTCTACGCGCTGAGCCATCAGCACCAGCTCTTGTTCCAGGCGATTGTTCTCGAGCTGAACTTCGGCCTCTTCCAGTTTGGAAACCAGGCGTTCGCGCTGCCATTGCAGGACTTCTGGCATGTGAGTGCGCACTTTCGCCACTTCACCGCTCACCCCTTCCAGACGCTGCTCAATAAGCGCCTTCAGTGCCTGGCCTTCGGTTTCACGTGCGATGATGAAATCATCCAGGGTGCTGTCGAGCGCGGCGAGGATTTCTGCGGCAATGGCGTCCAGATCCTGTTCCTGAGCCGCCATCACGCCTGGCCAGCGCAGGATATCAACCGGGTTAATTTCCCCTTCGTCACTCTGCATTTTGACCCAGTTCGCGGCATTAACCAGCTGTTTAGCCAGTTTTTCGTTCAGGACCAACTCCCCCTGCGCGCTGGCATCGGGTTCGTAGCGCAGGCTGCACTCGATTTTGCCGCGAGTCAGACGGGAGCGGATACGCTCACGAATCACTGGCTCGAGGCCACGGAACTGCTCCGGCAGACGAAAATAGGTCTCCAGGTAGCGCTGGTTTACCGAGCGCATTTCCCATGTGGCGCTACCCCATGCACCTTTGATTTCACGCCGGGCGTAGGCGGTCATACTGCGGATCATAGTCGTTCCTGTTTTTAAAGGAGAGATGGGGGGATTATAGCTTTCGGGGCCTTCCCAGGATAGGAATAAGCAGCATTAATCCGTATAATGCGCAGCCACATTCGTTTCAAGCCGGAGATTCCATCATGCGTCCAGCAGGTCGTAGCGCCAATCAGGTGCGCCCCGTCACCCTGACCCGTAATTACACAAAACACGCTGAAGGTTCCGTGCTTGTTGAATTTGGTGATACCAAAGTGCTCTGCACCGCCTCGATTGAAGAGGGCGTTCCACGCTTTCTGAAAGGCCAGGGCCAGGGCTGGATCACCGCCGAGTACGGTATGTTGCCGCGTGCCACACATACCCGTAACGCCCGCGAAGCGGCGAAAGGTAAGCAGGGCGGCCGTACTATGGAAATCCAGCGACTGATCGCGCGTGCGCTGCGCGCAGCTGTTGATTTGAAAGTGCTGGGTGAATTTACCATTACGCTGGACTGCGACGTTATCCAGGCCGATGGCGGTACTCGTACAGCGTCTATTACCGGTGCCTGTGTGGCGCTGGCCGATGCCCTGAACAAGCTGGTGGCGGCTGGTAAACTGAAAACTAACCCAATGAAAGGGATGGTGGCGGCGGTGTCCGTCGGGATTGTTAATGGCGAAGCGCTATGCGATCTGGAATATGTAGAAGATTCCGCTGCAGAGACCGACATGAACGTGGTGATGACCGAAGACGGGCGCATTATCGAGGTGCAGGGCACCGCAGAAGGCGAACCCTTCACCCATGAAGAACTTCTTACCTTGCTGGCGTTGGCCCGAGGGGGGATTGAGTCCATCGTAACGACGCAGAAGGCGGCGTTGGAAAACT contains:
- a CDS encoding YicC/YloC family endoribonuclease, with the translated sequence MIRSMTAYARREIKGAWGSATWEMRSVNQRYLETYFRLPEQFRGLEPVIRERIRSRLTRGKIECSLRYEPDASAQGELVLNEKLAKQLVNAANWVKMQSDEGEINPVDILRWPGVMAAQEQDLDAIAAEILAALDSTLDDFIIARETEGQALKALIEQRLEGVSGEVAKVRTHMPEVLQWQRERLVSKLEEAEVQLENNRLEQELVLMAQRVDVAEELDRLEAHVKETYNILKKKEAVGRRLDFMMQEFNRESNTLASKSINSEVTNSAIELKVLIEQMREQIQNIE
- the rph gene encoding ribonuclease PH, with the translated sequence MRPAGRSANQVRPVTLTRNYTKHAEGSVLVEFGDTKVLCTASIEEGVPRFLKGQGQGWITAEYGMLPRATHTRNAREAAKGKQGGRTMEIQRLIARALRAAVDLKVLGEFTITLDCDVIQADGGTRTASITGACVALADALNKLVAAGKLKTNPMKGMVAAVSVGIVNGEALCDLEYVEDSAAETDMNVVMTEDGRIIEVQGTAEGEPFTHEELLTLLALARGGIESIVTTQKAALEN
- a CDS encoding IS3 family transposase (programmed frameshift), translating into MSGKRYPEEFKIEAVKQVVDRGHSVSSVATRLGITTHSLYAWIKAYGPDSSTNKVQSDAQAEIRRLQKELKRVTDERDIFKKSRGVLRKAVRLRYAFIRDNTYCWPVRLLCRVLDVHPSGFYAWLQQPDSRRHHADLRLTGLIKQFWLESGCVYGYRKIHLDLRDTGQQCGVNRVWRLMKRAGIRAQVGYRSPRARKGETSIVTPNRLQRQFNPEAPDERWVTDITYIRTHEGWLYLAVVVDLFSRKVIGWSMQPRMTKDIVLNALLMAVWRRNPQKQVLVHSDQGSQYTSYEWQSFLKSHGLEGSMSRRGNCHDNAVAESFFQLLKRERIKKKIYGTREEARGDIFDYIEMFYNSKRRHGSSDHMPPTEYEKQYYQRLGSV
- a CDS encoding tyrosine-type recombinase/integrase; the encoded protein is MGKLTDIQIRTWIRNNEHFAGRSDGNGLYICFPKTYSAPFWRFRYKMAGKARVMLIGYYSSISLAKAREIAKELSARVALGHDVAGEKQERKAEALKKMEEVKHALRVSELAAEYFERQILNRWKHPDILRRRIDKDINPAIGNHRIEDVKPWHIDDMLQKIVQRGAPTVANDVLRWTRRIFDYGIKRHMLESNPTSAFEISDAGGQEQSRERWLSRDELMKLFQAMPMTKGFSRQNELTMKLLLVFCCRKMELCGARWEEFDLDEAAWHLPAERVKNGDAIDIPIPAPALEWLKELHQMSCNSQWVLPARKMQHRMIPHIQESTLPVALSKVKGNLPDVPNFTIHDFRRTARSHLAALGVDPVVAERCLNHRIKGVEGIYNRYQYFDERRQALELWADLLVSLERGEGYNVMPLRKDMA